CGCCCTGGTCGTCGGCGCCGTCGGCATCGCGAACATCATGCTCGTCAGCGTCACCGAGCGGACCCGCGAGATCGGGATCATGAAGGCCGTCGGCGCGCGCAGCCGCGACGTGATGGAACTGTTCCTCGCTGAAGCGGTGCTGCTGGGGGCGCTCGGTGCCCTCCTGGGCGTCCCACTCGGGATCGCCGGCGGCTGGGTCGCCACCCGCTACGCCGAGATCCCCCTCGAACTCGCGCCGGGGTGGTTCGCCGCCGCCGTGGCCGTCGGCGTCCTCACCGGCGTCGTCGCCGGGCTCTACCCCGCCTGGCGGGCCGCCCGCGTCGACCCCATCGACGCGCTGCGGTACGAGTGACGGCGACAGCGGCGGCCGTCACTCGGTCCGGCGCGGCTACCTGCCGGCGGTCACCCGGCGGCGCTGGCCCCGGAGGACGAGTAACCCGCCGCCGATGCCCGCGACCCACTGGAGGGCGATCACGATGTCGCGGCGTTCGCCCGTCGTCGTCCGGTAGCTCGTCGCCGTGACGACGTAGTAGTCCCCGTCGTGTTCGACGAGTTCGTCAGCGTCGTCGAGCGGGTCGCTCGTCCGGTACTGTCCGGTTTCGACCGCTCTGCGGACGCCCCGCGAAGCGTCCTCGATCGGAGTCGCAACGCTCTCCAGCGCCGACGACTGCGGGACCGGTTCGAGCCCGTACTCGTAGGTTCCGTTCCCCAGCTCCTCGGCGACGGGCTCGAAAAAGCCCTCGTTCCAGACGTAGACGTACCGGTAATCGGTGGCGAGGAGCCGCTGCGGGAGCGCGTCGTACGTGATCCCCCCGTTCACGTGAACGGCCCCTTCGAGCGTACACGACCGGCTCGGGAGATGCCCGTCCAGACACGCAACCATCGGCTCCGCCACACTCGTAGCGTCAGGCGTGTCGTACGTCCCGTTGTCGTGGAAGGTGACCTCCTTCGGCTCGTACGTGTAACTGTCCGGGTCGCCGATGTCGAACGCGCCGACGACGAACGGGTTCAGCAACAGGGCGAACCCCGCGACGACCACGAGTGTCCCCCACTGCCGTCCCGTGAGCGGCTGCGTCACGGCCGATAGTTCTCTCCGGCCGACAAGATTGTGTCGGTTCCGCGGACGACCGGCCTGCCACTCCGCCGGCCTGGGTCCCCGTGACACGGTCGCCCGTCCAGCAAAGCCTTAAAACGGCGGAGTCACGTACGGTCAGGCATGCAACACGTGAAGATTCCGCAGGACCGTATCGGCGTGCTCATCGGCGAGGGGGGTGCGACGCTGCGGGAGATCGAGGACGCGGCGGAGGTGCGACTCGACGTCGACAGCGAGACGGGGCAGGTGAAGATCGAGCAGACCGGCGACCCGCTCACCGCGCTGAAGGGGCCGGACATCGTCAAGGCCATCGGCCGCGGGTTCGCCCCCGAGGAGGCCATGCGCCTGCTCGACGACGAGATGATGATGTTCGACATCATCGACATCGACGCCGCCGCGCGCAACCGCAACGACCTCCAGCGCCACAAGGGCCGACTCATCGGCGAGGACGGCCGCACCCGCGAGCTCATGGAGGAACTGTCCGGTGCCTCGGTCGTCATCTACGGCTCCACGATGGGCATCATCGGCGGCCCCGAACAGGTCGACACCGTCCGCGAAGCCGCCGAGATGATCATCGAAGGCGCCCCCCACGGCACCGTCTACTCCTTCCTCGAGGAGAAGCACAACGAGATGAAACACAAGGGCCTCGACTACCACCAGTTCACGGGCTAGGTAGCGTCGGGACTGCTGTCCGACCTGCGCCCTCCCGCTCTCGTTTTCCCGCTCCCGCCGCTACCGATTTCGCGACTGCCGCTACCGCGAACAGCGTGAAAGCCCCGGCCTGGTTCGGTCGCGCGGCTTGCTGCGCGCTTCGCTCACTGCGTTCGCTGCAGTGCTTACGGCGCCGGGCTTCCCGAACCAGGCCGCCCCTTTCATTCCCACCCGCACAGACTGGTCGGTAAGCCGATACGGGTGGGAATGAAAGGGGCGACTCGCTCGACGACGGCGGCTGACGCAAGCACCGCAGGGCGGAGCCCGAGGAGCGCAGCGACGCCCCCGAGTCGAGCGAGTCGGGGCTTTCACGCTGTCTCGCAGTACGATCAGATCAGCGATGCTGTCGGCGATCGCGGGAGCTCTCGGGCTGTTCGCAGTCCAGCGATCAGTGACGTAGTCGTCGCAGTCACCACTCCACTGGGCACCAAAACTCGAACGCGAACCGGCTACAGGTACGAGGGTATTTCACGGGCGCTGCCGATACCCCGGGTATGCGCGCAGCAGTGTTCACGGACTACGGCGAACCGCTGGACGTGCGGGAGGTCGACGACCCCGAGCCCGAGCCCCACGGCGCGGTCGTCGCCGTCGAGGCCTGCGGGGTCTGCCGGAGCGACTGGCACGCCTGGCAGGGCGACTGGGAGTGGCGCGGCCTCGACCCGGTGCCGGGCCACATCCTCGGCCACGAGCCCGCCGGCCACGTCGTCGCCGTCGGCGAGGAGGTCGACGGCGTCTCCGAGGGCGACCACGTCGCCGTCCCGTTCAACCTGGGCGACGGCTCCTGTCACCTCTGCCGGACCGGCCACTCGAACATCTGCGAGAATCGCCAGGCGCTGGGCCTCCAGCCGAGCGCACCCGGCGCGTTCGCCGAGCAGGTACCGGTCCCCCACGCCGACCACAACCTCGTCACGCTCCCCGAGGGGGTCTCCTCGGTGGACATGGCGGGGCTGGGCTGTCGGTTCATGACCGCCTTCCACGGGCTGGCCCACCGCGCGGACGTGGGCGCCGGCGACTGGTTCGTCGTCCACGGCTGCGGCGGCGTCGGCCTCTCCGCGGTCCAGATCGCCGACGCGCTCGGCGCCAACGTCGTCGGCGTCGACCTGATGGACGAGAAGCTCGACTTCGCGGAGGAGCAGGGCGCCGTCGAGACCGTCAACGCCGCGGAAGTCGAGGACCCCGCCGCCGAGGTGCGGGCGATCACCGACGGCGGCGCGGACGTGTCGATGGACGCGCTCGGTATCGAGACGACCTGCCGCAACGCGGTCAAGAGCCTCGGCAAGACCGGCCAGCACGTCCAGGTCGGGCTGACGACGAAGGAGGCCGGCGGGAACCTCCCGCTGCCGACCGACGAGATGGTCACCGCCGAGATCGACTTCCTCGGCGCGCTGGGGATGCCGCCCGAGCGCTACGACGAGATCTTCCGGATGGTCGCCACCGGGAAACTCGACCCCGCCGCCATCATCACCGAGCGCATCTCCCTCGACGAGGTGTCGGGGGTCCTCGGCGACATGACCGACTTCGAGACGGTCGGCATCCCCGTCATCGACGAGTTCTGACGGGC
Above is a genomic segment from Halosimplex halophilum containing:
- a CDS encoding SH2 domain-containing protein — encoded protein: MTQPLTGRQWGTLVVVAGFALLLNPFVVGAFDIGDPDSYTYEPKEVTFHDNGTYDTPDATSVAEPMVACLDGHLPSRSCTLEGAVHVNGGITYDALPQRLLATDYRYVYVWNEGFFEPVAEELGNGTYEYGLEPVPQSSALESVATPIEDASRGVRRAVETGQYRTSDPLDDADELVEHDGDYYVVTATSYRTTTGERRDIVIALQWVAGIGGGLLVLRGQRRRVTAGR
- a CDS encoding KH domain-containing protein; protein product: MQHVKIPQDRIGVLIGEGGATLREIEDAAEVRLDVDSETGQVKIEQTGDPLTALKGPDIVKAIGRGFAPEEAMRLLDDEMMMFDIIDIDAAARNRNDLQRHKGRLIGEDGRTRELMEELSGASVVIYGSTMGIIGGPEQVDTVREAAEMIIEGAPHGTVYSFLEEKHNEMKHKGLDYHQFTG
- a CDS encoding zinc-dependent alcohol dehydrogenase family protein, whose product is MRAAVFTDYGEPLDVREVDDPEPEPHGAVVAVEACGVCRSDWHAWQGDWEWRGLDPVPGHILGHEPAGHVVAVGEEVDGVSEGDHVAVPFNLGDGSCHLCRTGHSNICENRQALGLQPSAPGAFAEQVPVPHADHNLVTLPEGVSSVDMAGLGCRFMTAFHGLAHRADVGAGDWFVVHGCGGVGLSAVQIADALGANVVGVDLMDEKLDFAEEQGAVETVNAAEVEDPAAEVRAITDGGADVSMDALGIETTCRNAVKSLGKTGQHVQVGLTTKEAGGNLPLPTDEMVTAEIDFLGALGMPPERYDEIFRMVATGKLDPAAIITERISLDEVSGVLGDMTDFETVGIPVIDEF